One window of Bacillus alkalicellulosilyticus genomic DNA carries:
- a CDS encoding replication initiation and membrane attachment family protein encodes MSWHWTELLPIDRYVVQTVDHLHALDQKILTLLYQPLIGAFAHSLYMTFWSELQRDQYCSEENSHRHLMTVMDAPLHHIYEHRKKLEAIGLLKTFKRKDEEGSTYLYELQPPMSPYQFFQNDVLSVYLFNRIGKTKYRQLRERFLLTVTQKDDFFEVTHAFDEVFTTLHHSEMSMSFQSEMMEALQLNETEKLIERPKQDPLLFNESSFDFELLEADLSAVVAPKELMTTEVRETIVRLAFVYKISPLEMSRVLQRSVIHDDEVDLQQLRKKVQDWYKLENGNDPPSLGLRTQPVALQSMNGKEPKTEEEKMVKLYETTSPLALIESRGDGAKVPPADAKIVESLLLDYKLTPGVANVLLDYVLIRNDMKLTKALIDKIAGHWARKNIKTVKEAMEFAKEEYKKATEVKTSPKKQQTYSKTNAKKDKLPKWLVDEKKGSTTVEKKQTTTQTEEFEHKKRQFEMMLQKRKEEKERGNR; translated from the coding sequence ATGAGTTGGCATTGGACAGAACTTTTACCGATTGACCGTTATGTCGTACAAACCGTTGATCATTTACATGCATTAGACCAGAAAATCCTAACATTACTATATCAACCGTTAATTGGTGCCTTTGCTCATAGTTTATATATGACATTTTGGAGTGAACTTCAACGAGACCAGTATTGTAGTGAGGAAAATAGTCATCGGCATTTAATGACCGTAATGGATGCTCCACTACATCATATTTATGAACATCGAAAAAAGCTTGAGGCGATAGGTCTGTTAAAAACCTTTAAGCGAAAAGATGAAGAAGGCTCAACTTATTTATATGAATTACAACCGCCGATGTCACCATACCAATTCTTTCAAAATGATGTTTTAAGTGTTTACTTATTTAATAGAATTGGTAAAACAAAATATCGTCAGTTGCGAGAGCGCTTTTTACTGACTGTGACTCAAAAAGACGATTTTTTTGAAGTAACGCATGCTTTTGATGAAGTGTTTACAACGTTACACCATTCTGAGATGTCAATGAGCTTTCAATCAGAAATGATGGAAGCCCTTCAATTAAATGAAACGGAAAAACTAATAGAACGTCCTAAACAGGATCCTCTTTTATTTAATGAGTCTAGCTTTGATTTTGAATTACTTGAAGCAGATTTATCTGCTGTTGTGGCCCCTAAAGAATTAATGACAACTGAAGTACGAGAAACAATTGTACGATTAGCGTTTGTTTATAAAATTAGTCCTTTAGAAATGAGTCGTGTCCTTCAGCGTTCTGTGATTCACGATGATGAAGTGGATTTACAACAGCTTAGAAAAAAAGTTCAGGATTGGTATAAGTTAGAGAATGGGAATGACCCTCCGTCTTTAGGCTTACGAACGCAACCAGTTGCTTTGCAATCGATGAATGGAAAAGAGCCTAAAACGGAAGAGGAAAAAATGGTGAAATTATACGAAACGACATCACCACTTGCTTTAATTGAAAGCAGGGGAGATGGAGCAAAGGTTCCCCCGGCTGATGCCAAAATCGTTGAAAGTCTTTTGCTAGATTATAAGCTTACGCCAGGTGTGGCGAACGTATTGCTAGATTATGTTCTCATTAGAAATGACATGAAGCTTACAAAAGCATTAATAGATAAAATTGCTGGTCACTGGGCTAGAAAAAACATAAAGACCGTGAAAGAAGCGATGGAATTCGCAAAAGAAGAATATAAAAAAGCAACAGAGGTAAAAACAAGTCCGAAAAAACAACAAACTTATTCGAAAACAAATGCGAAAAAAGATAAGCTTCCAAAATGGTTAGTCGATGAAAAAAAAGGAAGTACGACTGTTGAAAAGAAGCAGACGACCACACAAACGGAAGAGTTTGAACATAAAAAGAGACAATTTGAAATGATGCTACAAAAAAGGAAAGAAGAAAAAGAAAGGGGGAACAGATAA